CTCGGCATCGTCTCGGCCGAGGCCCGGCGGATCGCCGAGGAGGCCGGCATGGACTACGTCGAGGACCGCTGCCTGATCGTCGAACGGGCCGCCGCCGACCTCACCCCGCCCCGGTGACCGGTCCCCCGACGGGGGGCGGCAAGCCCGTCGCTGCCGGTAGCGTCCGGCACCGGCTACCGATCAGCGGAACTGTGCCTCCCGGACGCTGTTGCCGCCGTCCACCACCAGCATCTGCCCGGTGATGTACGACGCCGCCGGTGAGCAGAGGAAGCTGATCGCGGCGGCCACCTCGTCCGGGGTGCCGGGACGGCCGACCGGCGTGCCCAGCCCCTGCTTGATCTCCGCCATGGTGGAGGCCGCCGTGTAGATCGTCCCCGGGGCCACCGCGTTCACCGTCACCCCGTCGGCGATCATCTCCATCGCCAGCGCCCGGGTCAGCCCGACCACCCCCGCCTTGGCCGCCGCGTACGCCGCCTCGGTCGGCAGGGCGTTCACCGGCCCGGCGGTCGCCGAGAGGTTGACGATCCGCCCCCAGCCGCGTTCGGCCATCCCGCTGATGAAGGCCCGGCTGCACAGGAAGGCGGTGGTCAGGTTCCGGTCGATCTCGCCGCGCCACTCGTCGTAGCTGAGCTGGGCCACCGGGCGCAGTACCTCGGGGCTGGCCCGGCTGGCCAGGCCTGCGTTGTTGACCAGCACCTCGACGTCACCGAGCTGCTCGGCCACCGCGTCGGCGAGCGCGCCGACCTCGGACTCGTCGGTCAGGTCGGCGACGAAGCCGGTCACGCCCAGCTCACCGGCCCGCTCGTGGATCCGCCGGGTGGTGGAGACGATCGCCACCCGGGCACCCAGGTCGGCCAGGCGGCGGGCGGTCGCGTACCCGATGCCGTCCGCGCTGCCCGCGCCGGTGACCAGGGCGACCCGCCCGTCCAGCCGCATGGTCACCGGATCGGCCACCGGCACCGGCTCGTCCTGGCCGGGCTGGCTGCCGGCGGCCGTGGCGCGGGTACGCCGGGCCAGGCCCGGTCGGCTCACGTCCCGCCTCGGTCGACTGCCGGATCGGTCGGCCCCACGCGCGTCGATAGCCATGCCGGGCATCCTGCCCGTTCGGCAGGGCGCGGGCAACGAGCCACCACGGGCGGACCTCGGCACTGTCGGGGCCTGGCTACCCTGACGGCGCACCTACATGCGACGGAGAAGATCACATGACCTACCCCCCGCCCTCCGACGGTTGGCAGGACCCGGCATGGTCGGGTCACCAGCCCGATCCGACCCTGCCGGCCAGCGCCCCACCGGTTTCCGTCCCACCCATCGGCAAGGACCCGTACGCCCCGGTCGACCCGTACGCGGGTGCGCCGGGCATCCCGGCCCAGGCCGGCCCGGTCGACCCGTACGCCGCCGCGGCCGGCTACCCGCAGCCGGTCGGCTACCCGCCGGCGGCCGGGTATCCCGGTTACGGCGGCTACCAACCCCCACCCACGCAGAACGGCCTCGCCATCGCCTCGATGATCGTTTCGATCATCGGCGCGATCGGCCTGTGCGGTTACGGCCTCGGCGGCTACATCGGCGTCATCGGCGCGATCCTCGGCCACGTGGCCCGCAAGCAGATCAAAGAGCGTGGCGAGGGTGGCTCGGGCTTCGCCACCGCCGGCATCGTCGTCGGTTGGATCTGCACCGTCATCGCGGTGCTGGCCACCATCGCCATCGTGGTCTTCTTCGTCTGGCTGGCCAACCAGGAGTCGTCGACCGGCTACGGGACCACGTACTGAGCCCGTCCTGGCCGCCCCGGGAGGCCCGGGGCGGCCCGACCGGTCACCGCTGCGGCGGGACGACCGGCCCGTTCCGGCCGCCGGAGACCGGTGACACCGCGGTAACCTCGTGCGGTGACCGGGGTGAACGGACCTGTGGAAGATCTCACCGGGCGGCGGACCGTGGTGGTGACCGGGGCCAGCTCCGGCATCGGGCTGGCCGCCGCCGTGGCCCTGGCCCGACGGGGCGACCGGGTGGTGCTGGTCGGCCGGGATCCGGCCCGCCTCCAGGCCGCCGGTGACCGGGTACGCGAGGCGTCCGGCGAGCGCCCCGAACTCTTCCGCGCCGACTTCGCCGTGCTGGACGACGTGCGCGGGCTCGCCGAGCGGCTGCGGGCGGCGTACGACCGGATCGACGTGCTGGCGAACAACGCCGGGGCGATCGTGTTGCAGCCGCTCACCACGGTCGACGGGTTCGAGCTGTCCATCCAGGCCAACCACCTGGCCCCGTTCCTGCTGAGCAACCTGCTCGTCGATCGGGTCGGCCGGCTGGTGGTGACCGCCTCCGGCGCGCACCGCAGCGGCACCCTGGACCCGGACGACCTCAACGCCCCGCTGCGCCGTTACCGGCCGATGCGCGCGTACGGCACCAGCAAGCAGGCCAACATCCTGTTCACCGCCGAGGCGGCCCGACGCTGGCCGGACGTGCCGGCGTACTCGTTCCACCCCGGGGTGGTGCGGACCCGGTTCGGCGCGGACAGCAAGCTGGTCGCCCTCGGCATGCGGCTGATGCCGTTCCGCAGCCCGGAGAAGGGCGCGGAGACCCTGGTCTGGCTCGCCAACCAGCCCGCCTCCCGGCTGGTCGACGGCGGCTACTACGCCGACCGGCGACTGCGCCGGCCGTGGCCGCGCGCCACCGACCCGGCTCTGGCCGCCCGCCTCTGGACCGCCAGCGCCAAGGCCGTCGGCATCGGAGCCTGAAACGGGCTGCGACGGAACGACCATCCGTGCCTGCCACCGTGACGCAGGAGGACGGGGTCACAGCAGCTCGTCGTATTCCAGAAGCCCGTTCTCCAGAACATGACGGCGGAAGCCGCCGACGCCGAAGGGCAGGAAGTACTCACCTTCCAGAAGATGGTCGACCAACTCTTCGACCATCAGCATGGTGAGCCTTTTCGTGCGGACCGCCTCGCACAGCAGCGGGACGGTCGCCGTGACCCGGATACCTCTTTCTTCGGCAATCTGGCGCGGGGTGGCATCGTCCAGCACCACTTCACACTTGTAGACCTGCCCCATGGCGAGCACCCCGCACTCACCAAGGTTCTTACCGTCAGCCACCAACCGGTCGTCATAGTGGGCGAACGCTTCGATGAAATCGAAGTCGGTTGACCTGTGAACATGGATCCAGTCTGCGTCGAGCACCGCACGAGCGGCCGCCACGTGCTCGACAGCACGATTGAGCTCACGCTCCACGCTGTCGGGGATGTAGACGGGTCGACCCTCGGCGAGAAAACGCAGGACCCCCAGCCATCCCTGCTTCGCAAAATGGCGCAACGGCCCGGTGTCGAAGACCAGGGCGTTCTCGGGAACCGTCACGACACAAAGCGCCAGATCTCGTCGGTCCGCCGCTCTCTGCTCTGCGGCAGGTCCACCTCGTCGAATGTGCCCTGAAGTAGGTCCAGGGCTCGTTCGCGGCTGATGCGCTCATCCCGCACGAGCCGCAGCACCGCACGGGCGAACGGTCGAGGAACCGTCGTCCCCGCCAACTCCTCCGGGGGGACGTTGAGACCCATCTCTACGATGTCAGTCTGATTCGTGCGGTACTTGCGTACCGAGGCGACCGTCTCACTGTCGGCTAGGCTCAATTCTTTCAGGCGCGTCGCGAGGGTGGCCATGTCAACCCGAAAGACACTCGCCAGGTGGATCGCCGCAGCACGCTCTCCCGACCGGGACGCCTTTTCATCCCACTGCAGGGTGACCGCAGCCTCGGGGAGCAGCAACGCGCGCGCAAAGCGATCGAGGCGTGACTCCAGGGGGACGGCGTGATCGGAGTGGTCGGCCACTCGCCAGTCGATGGTGTAGGTGTCCGCGATGAGGTAGTGACCGAGTTCGTGCGCCAGGGCGAGTCTCCTACGGCCGACCTTCATGTGGCTGTTGACGAGACACACACCGCCACGGGGCAACAGGATCGACCCAGCGTCCGCCGTATCTTTGCCGATATCGCGAGAGAACGCCAAGAGCCCGACGTCGGCGACCCGTTCGGCGAAATGGTGGATCGGCTCCGCCGCCGGCAGGGCCAGCAAGTCGCGCGCCTGCATCGCAAGTGACTCGGCCTCGGCGTTGGTTGCAGGCGGTGTGATGTGGGCCCGGACGACCGCCTCGGCACCATCGAGCCCCAGTTCGCCGACGCCCAACGAGGCGACGAATTCGACCTCGCTGGCGAACTTCGTAAGCAGGGCGTCGACCTGTGAGTCCGCGGTGTCCAGCCCCTGGCTCGACCGATGCGCGACGAGCGCGGGAATAGGCTCCTCGAAGAACGTCGACATGCGCACACCGACCGCGGCGGCGATGTCCGCCAACTCGAGTGCCGTGACCTTGCGTACGCCACTCTCGATCTTGTTCATGACTGTGCGCTCGATGCCCACCGCCTGACCGAGGTCCTCTTGGCTAAGGTCTGCACGCTTACGCGCCTCTCGGATGCGCTCCCCCAGCGTCCGTGCGTCGATATCAGCCACAGTGCGATTCTCGCACACTACGACTGTGACACGGGACACAAGCGGTAGAAACCACCAGGCGGACAGCCGCGCTACTCGACCACGTGGACCGGGATACTGGTCACCACCACACCGGGCAATGCGCGCAACGCCCTGCGCAGCCGGTGTCCGGTGCGGCTGTGCAGCAGGCGGTGCCAGGGCCGGCGCAGCACCACCTCCGGCACCACCACGGTCAGCACCAGCTCCGGCGCGGCGGCGTGCAGCGCCGCCAGGTAGTGCGCCAGCGGCCCGATCACCGCCCGGTACGGCGAGACGATCGTCTCCAGCCGGACGTGGTCCCCCCAGGCCCGCCACTGCTCCCGGAACCGGTCCGCCTCGGCCTCCTCCGGGGCGAGGTGCACCGCCAGCGTCGGCCTTCCCAGCGACACCGCGTACGCCAGGGCACGCATCGACGCCCGGTTGAGCCGTACCACTGGGACCACCACCAGGTGCCGCAGCTCCTGCGGCACCTCCTCCCACTCGACGGACCCGGCGCCCGGCGCTGGCACGGCGGGCGGAGGCACGGCGGGCGGAGAGACGGCGGGCGGCCCGGCCGCCACCCGCGACGGCCGGACCCCGGGCTGCCGGCCGCCCGGCGGGGGTCGCAGGGCCAGGGCGGCGTGCAGGGCGCGGTAGTGCCGGTGCACCCGGTGGAAGAGCAGCACCAGCAGGGGTACGGCGATCACCACCACCCACGCCCCTTCGGTGAACTTCGCCACCGCAGCGGTCAACAGCACCAGGCCGGACAGCACCGCGCCCACCCCGTTGACCAGCACCCGACGCCGCCAGCCGACGCCCCGGTGCCGCCGCCAGTGCACCACCATGCCGCTCTGCGACAGGGTGAAGGCGAGGAACACCCCCACCGCGTACAGCGGGATCAGCTTCTCGGTGTGTCCACCGAACGCGACGAACACGACGGTCGCCGTCCCGGCCAACGCCACCAGCCCGTTGCCGAACGCCAGCCGGTCGCCCAGGTGCAGGAAGCGGCGCGGCGCGTGGCCGGCGCGGGCCATGAAGAACAGCAGCCGGGGGAAGTCGTTGAACGCGGTGTTCGCGGCGAGCAGCAGGATCAGCGCGGTGGTCGCCTGGACGACGGCGTACCAGGGGCCGGTCGGGAAGGTGACCCGGGCGAGCTGGGACAGCAGCGTCTCACCGGGGCGGGGCACCAGGCCGGTCAGGTGGATCAGCAGGGTCAGCCCGGCGAAGAGGACCACCAGCATCGCCACCATCCAGGACAGCGTGGTGCGGGCGTTGCGCCACTCCGTCGGGCGGAACGCCGGGACCGCGTTGGAGACCGCCTCGATGCCGGTCATCGACACCGCCCCGGAGGCGAACGCCCGCAGCACCAGCAGCAGACCCAGCCCTTCCGTCGCCGGCACGACCGGCGGGGCCACCGGCGCGAAGCCCCGTCCCGCCGCCCGCAGGTAGCCCACCACCAGCAGCCCCAGCACGGCGGCGACGAAGGCGTACGTCGGCAGGACGAAGATGTTGCCCGCGGTCCGCACCCCCCGCAGGTTGCCGGCGAGCAGCAGCAGGATCACCAGCACCCCGAGCGGCACGGTGAAGGGCGTCAGCCCCGGCAGTGCCGAGGTGACCGCGTGCATCCCGGCGGCGATCGACACCGACACGGTCAGCACGTAGTCCAGCATCAGCCCGGCGGCGGCGGTCAGCCCCGCACCGACCCCCAGGTTGTCCCCCGCCACCAGGTACGAGCCGGCCCCGTGCGGGTACGCCGGGATGGTCTGCCGGTACGAGATCCCGACGGCGACCATCAGCAGCACCAGCCCGGCCGACAGCGGCAGGGTCAGGCCCAGCGCCCCGCTGCCGGCGAGCACCAGCACGGTCAGCAGCGCCTCCGGCCCGTACGCCACCGAGCTGAGCAGGTCGGAGGAGAGCACCGGCAGGGCCACCAGTTTGCGCATCCGCTCGTGCAGCACCGCCGCGCTGGCCAGCGGTGGCCCGAGCACCGCCCGCCGGACCCGGCCCAGCCGCCGCCCGAGGCCGGAGTCGGGACGGTTCGCGGGTTCGGCGGCGACCAGCCCGTCCCGCCCGCCCCGGTCATCCCGCTCGGGCCGGTCATCCTGCTCGGGCCGGTCATCCTGCTCGGGCCGGTCATCCTGCTCGGGCCGGAACAGGGCGATCGGGGTCAGCCGGCTGAACCGGCCCGGGGCCGGTCGGCTCCGGTACCGGCCCAGGGTCGGGTCGACCGGCAGGGCGCGCGGCACCCCGGTCCGCCACTGCGCGCCGACCCGGCGCAGGGTGTCCACCTCGGCGGGGTCGAGCGGCGGGAACTCGGCCGACGGGGTGACCACGGTGTCGCTGCGGTCGTCGTCCATGCTCCACCCCGGCATCGCCCACCTCCCCCCGCACTCTCACGCGCGGACGGGATCCCCGCCCGCCGTTCGGGCGGAATCGCGACGAACGGGCTCCCCGTGCACGGCCGGGACCGGGTCCGGCCGGCCGCGGAGGACAGCCGGACAGGACGGGCCGCCGGGGTGGGCGGCCGGGCGGGACGGGCGGGACGGGCGGCCGGGCGGGACGGGGAGGTCAGCCGGCCGGCGGACGGGACGGCGATGGGGCGGCGTCGGCGGGGAGCGCCGCCGGGACGGGGCGACGGCCGGCGCGGGATCCGCCGAGCACCACCACTGTCACCCCGACGAGCAGCAGCGCCAACCCGGGCAGGGCGAGCGGGCGCGGCAGCTGGCCCAGCCAGGCCCAGGCGATCAGCGCCGCGCCGGGTGCCTCCAGCAGGATCAGCACGCTGATCGTGGTCGCCGAGACCCGGCGCAGCGCGTGGTTGAACATCGAGTGACCGAGCAGTTGTGCCCCCGCCACCAGCCCGAGGATCGCCAGCCAGGTGCCGGAGCCGTAGCCGTGCAGCCGTACCCCGCCGACCAGGCAGACGACCAGCAGGACCAGCGCGCACACCCCGTAGCAGATGGTGGTGTAGGTGGCGGTGCTGATGGTGGCGCGGGCGCGCTCGCCGAACGCGGTGTAGACGGCGGCGAACATCCCACCGACCACCGCGAGCAGGTCACCGGCGAAGGCCCGGCCGGAGACCCCGACGTCCGCGCCGGTGGCCAGCACCGCGCCGGTCACGGCCAGCCCGATACCGACCCAGACGGCGGACGGCAGCCGCCGGCCCTGCCAGCGGGCGATCAGCCCCTGCCACACCGGTTGGGTCGCGCCCAGCGCGGTGGCCGCCGCCACCGAGGTGAGCTGGGCGCTCGGCATCCAGGTGGCGAAGTGCGCGGCCAACGCCACCCCGGACAGCACGCAGTACCAGCCCTCCCTGCGGGCCGCCCCCACGGTCAGCGTGCGGAGCTCGACCCGGCGGCGGGTCAGCGTGAAGGGCGCGAGCACGACGGTCGAGAGCAGGGTGCGCCAGAACGCGACGGCCAGCGCCGGTGCCGCCGCGAAGGCGATCAGCGGGGCCGACGACGAGACCGAGGCGACGGCGAGCGCGAGGACGCCGACGGTCAGCGGATCGACGGGCGGGCGCGGGTGGGCGGAGGACACGGGGAGTAATCCTCACACGCCCGGCACCGGGGCGGTGGGGTCGGGCGACGGATCAGCGGCGGCGGACCCGGTGCAGACGGAAGGGTTTGCGGGTGGCCCGGACCACGGCCGCACCGCGTGGCTCGGCGGCCAGCGAGGTGTCCGGCAGGGCCGTCCCGGCGTCCGGCGGGCCGTCCGGGGCGAGCCGGGTCAGCGCACAGCCGTCGGCCGCCCAGCGGGCCACCAGGTCGGCGGTCGGGCCGGAGGCGTTCAGCCGCTTCGCCGCCACCAGCGGGGCCGCCGTCTCCCACTCCGGGGTGCCCGGGGCCAGCCGGGTCACCCGGGCCGGCCAGGTCACGATGCGTCCGCCGTGGTCGCCGCGCAGGGTCACCCGGGCGGCGTCGGCGTCGGCCAGGCCCGGCGCGGCCTGCTCTCCCGGCCCGCTGACCACGAACAACGACCCCTCCAGGGGTACGCACCACAGCGCGGTCGGCGCACCGGCACCGACCGCCACCCAGGCCACGGCGGCCTTCTTCATCGCCTCGTCGACCAGGGGCGTCGACCGGGGAGCGTCCACCTCGTCCGTCACCCCCGCATCCTCTCGCAGCTCCCGCCCGGACGACACCCGACCGTCGACTCCGCCGGGTCACCGTCGCCCCCGACCGCCGCCCTCGACCGCCCGCCCGCACGACGGCGGGTCCGGAGCCCGTGCCCGGCCGGCCGGCGCGCTCCGTGGTCAGCCGACGAACGGGGGGACCAGGATCTCGCCCCGGGCCACCGGCATCACCTGACCGGCCACTGTCGTGCCGACCGCCTGCCCGTCCACGGCGGTCACCGTGCAGGCCAGCTCGGACGGGCGACCGATCTCCACGCCCTGCCGGACGGCGTACCCGGAGCGGCCCTCGCCGGGGAGCAGACCGCTGGCGACCAGCCACACCCCCAGCCCCAGGGCGGCCGAGCCGGTGGCCGGGTCCTCCGGCACCCCGAGCCCCGGCACGAAGACCCGGGCGTGCGCGGTGCGCGTGTCGGCGTCCCAGGAGAAGACGCTGACGTGCTCCACCCCGTACCGCTGGGCCGCCGCGGCGTTGACCCGGGCGCGGGGCACCGCGTCCGGGTGCACCGGCAGGTAGGGGAACTCCAGCCCGCAGCCGGCCACCCGGGGGGACGGGCCGGCGTGGTCGGCGGCGGTGAGCCCGGCCATCTCCAGCAGCGGCTCCGGGTCGAGTTCCGGCCCGAGGGTGCAGGTGCCGCCGGTCAGGGTGGCACCGGTCGCGGTCACCTCGATCGGCAGCACCCCGGCGTGGCACTCCTGGCTGACCGACCCGGCGGGGAACAGGCCACAGCGGCTGGCGGTGACCGCCGCGCCCACGCTGGGATGACCGGCGAAGGGCAGCTCCCCGGTCGGTGTGAAGATCCGCGCCCGGTACGTGGCGCCCACCTGGGTCGGCGGCAGCACGAACACCGTCTCCGACAGGTTGAACTCCATCGCCAGCGCCTGCATCTGCTCCGTGGCCAGCGCTTCGGCGCCGAAGACCACGGCCAGGGGGTTGCCGGCGAACGGGCGGTCGGTGAAGACGTCCACGATCTCGTAGGCCAGGGTCGACATGGTGGTAAACACTAGGCGCTTAGGCTGGGGCCGTGAGTACGCCGAACCGGGTCTACATCGCTCGACTCGCCGGAGTCGCCGTCTTCGACCCGAACGGCGACCAGGTGGGGCGGGTCCGCGACGCGGTCGCCCGGATCCGGCCGACCCAGCGCCCGCCCGAGGTGGTGGGGCTGGTGGCCGAGATGCCGATGCGCCGCCGGATCTTCCTGTCCATCAACCGGATCACCTCCATCGACCCCGACGCGGTCGTCCTCGGCAGCGGCACCCTCAACCTGCGCCGGTTCTCCAAGCGCCCGAACGAACTGCTCGTCCTCCAGGAACTGCTGGACCGGCGGGTGCAGCTCGACCCGGGTGGCCAGCCCGGCGCGGTGGTCGACGTGGCCATGGAGTGCAGCCGGGGCGGCGAGTGGGCGCTGTCCCGGGTCGCCGTCCGCGAGCAGTCCAGCCGGTTGACCCGCCGCGGCCACCTGCACCAGGTCGACTGGGACCGGGTCCGCGGCCTGACCGGCATCGCCGACAACCGGGGTACGGCCAACCTGCTCGCCGTGCTGGAGGACATGCGCCCCGCCGACCTGGCCAACGCCCTCCAGGACCTGCCCGACGCCCGGCGCAACGAGGTCGCGGCGGCGCTCGACGACGAACGCCTCGCCGACGTGCTCGGCGAGCTGCCCGAGCGTGACCAGGTGGAGATCCTGGCCGCCCTGGACCGGGAGCGGGCCGCCGACGTGCTGGAGGAGATGGACCCGGACGACGCCGCCGACCTGCTCAACGAGCTGCCCCCGCCGGAGCAGGACGTGCTGCTCGACCTGATGGAGCCGGACGAGGCCGACCCGGTCCGCCAACTGCTCAAGTACACCTCCGGCACGGCGGGCAGCGTGATGACCTCCGAACCGGTGATCCTGCCGCCGGACGCCACCGTCGCCGAGGCGCTGGCCCGGATCCGGGAGGAGCAGCTCTCCCCCGCGATCGCCGCGCAGGTCTTCGTGACCCGGGCGCCGATGACCACCCCCACCGGCCGCTACCTGGGCATCGCGCACTTCCAGCGGCTGCTCCGTGAGCCTCCGGCCGACCTGCTCGGCGGGGTGGTGGTCAACGACATCGACCCGTTGCGGCCGACCACCCCGCTGCCGGAGATCACCCGCCGGATGGCCACCTACGACCTGGTGGCGATGCCGGTGGTCGACCGGAACAACCGGCTGGTCGGCGCGGTCACCGTGGACGACGTGCTGGACCACTCCCTGCCCCGGGACTGGCGGGACCGGGACGCCGTACCGGCCCCGGGCACCGACGAGGGGGATCCGGGCACCGACCGGGCGGACCCGGACACCGGCCAGGCGGATCCGGGCGACCCGGCGAACGGCGGTGGCACCGATGGCTGACCAGCGGCGGACCGAGCGGCTGGACCAGCCACGGGAGCCCCGGGGCGTCAAGCTGCCGCGGTTCGACCCGGAGGCCTTCGGCCGCTGGTCGGAGGGGATCGCCCGGGGCATGGGCACGGCGAACTTCATCGTCTACATGACGGTGGTGATCGCGCTGTGGTTCGGCTGGAACACCCTGGCCCCGGCGGAGCTGCGCTTCGACCCGTACACCTTCACGTTCCTGACCCTGGTGCTGTCGCTGCAGGCGTCGTACGCGGCCCCGCTGATCCTGCTCGCGCAGAACCGGCAGACCGACCGGGACCGGGTGGCCCTGGAGGAGGACCGCCGCCGGGCGACGATGCAGAAGGCGGACACCGAGTACCTCGCCCGGGAGGTCGCCGCGCTGCGGATCGCGCTGGGCGAGGTGGCCACCCGGGACTTCCTCCGCTCCGAGCTGGCCCGGCTGGCCGAGGAGCTCGACGCGGCGGCCCAACGCCGGCAGAAGCGGGAGTTGCGGCAGGCGGACCGGGCCGGCGGCTGGCCCGGGGCCGGCGAGGGTCGACCCGGGATCGGCGAAGGTCGACCCGGGACCGGTGGGCGACGGCCCGGAGGGGGCGAACCGCCGCTGGACGAGCCCCGGGACGAGTGGGACGGCGACTACGCCCGGGACGGTCACCCGGAGAGCTGACCGGGCGGCGTGCGGGGCACGGGCGGGGGCCGGCATACGGGGCACGGGCGGTCCGCCGCCGGCCAGGAGCCCACCGAGCGCCTTCCGCCCTGATCATCCGGTTTCGTCCCCTGGGGCGGACGGTCCCGACCGGGCGATCGATTCGCTCACACCCGGCCCTGCTGCCGGCGGTCGCCCCGCGCGGCCGACGTAGCATTGCCCGCATGTCAGCTCCCGTCAGCACCCTCTCCGACGCGATCCAGGCCGCCCTGGCCACCGTCAACGACCCGGAGATCCGCCGACCCATCACCGACCTCGGCATGGTCCGCTCCGCCGAGATCGGCGAGGACGGGGTGGTCCGGGTCGGGCTGCTGCTCACCGTCGCCGGTTGCCCGCTGAAGGACAAGCTGCGCGGCGACATCACCGCCGCCGTCGGCGCGGTGCCCGGGGTGGCCGGCGTCGAGATCGAGTTCGGGGTGATGAGCCCGGAGCAGCGGCAGGAGTTGCAG
Above is a window of Micromonospora rifamycinica DNA encoding:
- a CDS encoding DUF1003 domain-containing protein, coding for MADQRRTERLDQPREPRGVKLPRFDPEAFGRWSEGIARGMGTANFIVYMTVVIALWFGWNTLAPAELRFDPYTFTFLTLVLSLQASYAAPLILLAQNRQTDRDRVALEEDRRRATMQKADTEYLAREVAALRIALGEVATRDFLRSELARLAEELDAAAQRRQKRELRQADRAGGWPGAGEGRPGIGEGRPGTGGRRPGGGEPPLDEPRDEWDGDYARDGHPES